The genomic interval TGATGGGCAGCGACTACGGGCGGCAGCTGTGCGTGCAGTACGGCACGGCGCACATCGTGGCGGTGCCGATGGAGGCGGGACCGGACGGCGGGCCGGTGCCACCGCAGTTCGTCAACACGAGCCTTCCTCAGTTCGTACGCTCTTTGGCTCTGCTCGGGAAGATGTGGCGGTGGCGCTACGGGCTGACGCCGGAGCAGGCCGGGCGCTGGACCGTGGACTTCCAGGAGCAGTTGCTGGCGCTGGACCCGGCGGCGCTGGCGTCTCCCGAGAACTGGTGGGCCGTGCTGGTCGAGCAGATGTGGGACGGTCTCTTCTAGGGGGCCGACCGGCGTGTTGAGGGCGCAGGGCGTTCGACCCTTGATGAGGGGTCGGACGCCCTGCTGTCGTCGGTCGGCGCATTCTTGACAGAGGAAGCGGGCGGAGTGTCGTGTTTCGGGCAGTTCCGTCGTCCAGGAATGATGTGCGCCGGACCGCGTCACATACCGGATATCCGGGATAAAAGGGGCTTCAAGGATGAGTGCATCGGTATCTCCTGACGGTTTCTCCGTGGTACGGGGCCGTGGTTACCGTCCTGATCAGGTGGAGCGCGCCCTCGCCGAGTACGCGCGCCGACGGGACGACGCGTGGGAGCGCGCCGCCCGGCTGACCGTGCTCGCGCGCGAGATGGAGGACGAGGTCGCGCGCCTCGCGCAAGTCGTGGCCCAGCTTCCACCGCAGACCTACGAGCAGCTCGGGCACCGCGCCCAGGGGCTGCTGTTCACGGCGCAGGCCGAGGCGACGGGGCTGCGGGAGCGCGCGGAGGCGGCGTCCGCCGAGCTGATGGACGCGGCGGAGGGCCACGCGCGCGCGGTGCGGGACGCCGCGCACGAGCACGCGGTGGCCGTGCGCGCCGAGGCGGAGGAGTGGGCGCGCCGGGCCCTGGAGGCGGCCGAGGCCGTCGCCGACGACGTGGCGGCCGTGGCGCGCCGCGAGGTGAAGGAGCGCCGCGAGGAGGCCCTCGCGGCGCTGAAGGAGATGCGGCAGCGGACGGCGGCGGTCCTCGCGGACCAGGAGAAGGGCCACGCGGAGCGCTGGGAGACCGCGGGCCGTGAGATCGCCGAGCGCGAGGCGGCGCTGGACGTGCGGATCGCCGCGATGGAGGAGTACGCGCGCAACGCCCTGGCCGAGGCGCAGCGGCGCTACGCGGAGGCCGAGGAGGCCGCGCGGCACGGCCAGGAGGACGCGGAGGCGCAGGGCACGGCCCTTATCTCGCACGCGCGGGTGCGCGAGGAGCGGGTGGCCCGGGACACCGAGCGGGTGCTGCGGGAGCACGACGAGCGGAGGGAGGAGCTGCGGGCGCACATGGCGCACGTGCGGCACAGCCTCGCGGCGCTGACGGGGAAGCCGGTCGCGGAGGACCTGGGCGCGGGGGAGCTGTGACCTCCGGCGAGGCGTCTCCGGCGGGCGGGCGGCTCCCCGGGTGTGCGCGGACCGTACGGCCGGGCCTTGCCGCCCGCCCCCGGCGAGACGCAGGCGGAGCGGTGTCCTAGGTCGCCGGGCGGCGGCTGAGCCCGCCCGGCGACCCGGGGCCGGGGCCCCGGTGCGGACCTCCGGTCACGACGTGGCGCCCGCCTTCTTCGTCGGCGTGGCCGACGGGGTGGTGGCCGGCGTGGACGGTGAGGGACTCGCCTTGCCGTCCTTCTCCTTCCCGCCCTCCGGCTTCTGCTCCACGTTCAGGTGGACCACCAGGCCCGTGCCGTCGGCCGCCGTCAGCCGCAGCGCGTACGCCCCCGTGTTCTTGTCCGTGAACAGCTCGGGCAGGGTGAGCGTCCCGTCCGCGGCGGTCCGGCCGAGGTCGAGTGTGCGGGTGGGCTTCCCGTCGGCGCCCTTGAAGTACGGGCCGGAGGTCACGTCCGTCTTGCCGTCGGGGGTGGTGACCGTGGCGGTCAGGCGGAGGTGGTTGACGGCCGTGCCGTCCTTCTTCCGAGCGACGACCGTCAGGCGATCGGTGAAGAAGCCGTTCGGGGTAGCCGTGAACTTCTCGTTGCCGACCTGCGTGAGGGTGTCGGCGTGCGGGGCCACGACCGTGGCGTAGAAGTCGACGGGGTCGACGTTCCGGACGTCGACGGTGGCCCGAACGGGGAAGTTGCCGGACCGGTCGCCCGCGACGACCTGCGGTGCGGAGGCGACGCCGTCCTTGCCGGTGGGGAGCGTGACCTTGGTGACCTTGGTCGCCTTGGTGCCGCTCGGGAAGTAGGCGTCGGTCTTCCCGATGATCTCGAAGGTCACCTGGATGCCGGCGACCGGCTTGCCCGTGCGGTCAGTGGCCCGTACACGGGCCCGCTCCTTGAAGGTCGCGCCCTCGGTGGTTTGCCACTCCTCGGCGGTCTCGTAGCGGTCGAGGTGGGCGACGGGCGCCGGCTTCCCGGGAGTCGGCTTCTGCGGATCGGGCTTCTGCGGATCGGGCTTCTGAGGCGTCGGCTTCTGAGGTTCGGGTTTCTGAGGCGTCGGCTTCTGCGGCGCGGGCTTCGCCGGCCCCGTGGAGCCGCCGCCGGAGCCGCCCGGGGTGTTCCCCGGCTTCCGGTCCGGCGGGGTCGGCGTGGGCCGGTTGCCCGGGGTGCTGCCGGAGGGCGCGGGGCGCTGCGGGCTGCCGCCGCCGGGCAGGCCCGGCAGCTCGGCGACGTCGCCGGACTGGTACTTCCGCATCCAGGCGAGGACGGCGGTGACGTACTCGCGGGAGGGGTTGTAGCGGAGGATGGCCCGGTCGAGGTCCTCCGGCTTGTTCATGTCCCGGCCCTCGGCGCAGAGGTAGCGCGCGGTGCCGAGGGCGGCGTCGTAGATGTTGTTGGGGTCCTTGACGCCGTCGCCGTTGCCGTCGGAGGCGAAGCTCTCCCAGGTGGAGGGGATGAACTGGGTGGGGCCGACGGCCCGGTCGTACTCGGTGTCGTCGTCGTAGCGCCCGTGGTCGGTGTCGCGGACCGTGGCGAACTGCCCGCCCGTCAGCCGGGGACCGAGGATCTTCCGGTCGCTGCGGCCGTCGGAGAGCAGCTGTCTGCCCTCCATCGTGCCGTGGTGCGACTCGACCTTGCCGATGCCGGCGATGAGCTCCCAGGGGATGTGGCAGTCCGGCCGGTCGGTCCGCATGGCCTGGGCCGCCTTCCGGTAGGCGTCCAGGGCCGTCGCGGGGATGCCCGAGGCGGCGTCCGAACCGTCGACCCTCTGGTTCGGCGGGGGCAGCGGGCCCGGGGAGCGGGGCTTGAGGTCCGGCAGCGTGAGGTTGGGCGTGCCGTGCGGCAGACCCTGGGGGTTGTCCGGGCCGGGCTTGGTGTCGTCGGCGTCGGCGATGTTGTGCGGGGGGCTGACGCCGACGGCGGCGGTCAGGCTGGCGACGAGCAGGGCTGTGCACAGGCCCTGCCGGGAAACGCTGGCAGCGCGGGTACGGAGTATCTTCACAGGCTGCTTCCTCCGGAGGCCGTCGGCCGGTGCGAAGGGGGTCGCACGGTGCCCCCCTCGGCCATGAACCCGAACACTAATTCTCCGCAGCCCCAATTGTCTTGTCCGGGGACGGGCTTCACGCATTCTTCGCTCTTCGTTCCCCGCGCGGGCGCCGTCCGCGGGGGCGCGGCGCGGGCGCCGGGGCGCGCGGTGGCGTGGCCGGAGCTACCCCGAGACGGAGGGCGCCGGCAAGGTCACGTCCCCTAGGGGATGTTCCCCGCGATCTCCTCCGCGCTCCTCCGCGAGGTTCGTCCCGCAGCAGGAGGAGGGTGCCCCGGGCGCTCCCTAGCCTTCTTACGGACGGCCGGAGTGCGGGGGTGGGGTTAGCACCACCCCACATACACGGATGAGCACCATCGCGGCCGGTACCCGCATTCCCGCAGGCTGAGCACATGGCCCGGTGGCATGGACGCACCGGACGGAACAGGTAATAGGAGACTCACGTGACTACCGCTGTATCGATTCCCAGGACCGGGGGCAGTGGAGGGCATACGGCCGTCGCGGCGAGC from Streptomyces albireticuli carries:
- a CDS encoding cellulose-binding protein; this encodes MERALAEYARRRDDAWERAARLTVLAREMEDEVARLAQVVAQLPPQTYEQLGHRAQGLLFTAQAEATGLRERAEAASAELMDAAEGHARAVRDAAHEHAVAVRAEAEEWARRALEAAEAVADDVAAVARREVKERREEALAALKEMRQRTAAVLADQEKGHAERWETAGREIAEREAALDVRIAAMEEYARNALAEAQRRYAEAEEAARHGQEDAEAQGTALISHARVREERVARDTERVLREHDERREELRAHMAHVRHSLAALTGKPVAEDLGAGEL
- a CDS encoding lytic transglycosylase domain-containing protein, encoding MKILRTRAASVSRQGLCTALLVASLTAAVGVSPPHNIADADDTKPGPDNPQGLPHGTPNLTLPDLKPRSPGPLPPPNQRVDGSDAASGIPATALDAYRKAAQAMRTDRPDCHIPWELIAGIGKVESHHGTMEGRQLLSDGRSDRKILGPRLTGGQFATVRDTDHGRYDDDTEYDRAVGPTQFIPSTWESFASDGNGDGVKDPNNIYDAALGTARYLCAEGRDMNKPEDLDRAILRYNPSREYVTAVLAWMRKYQSGDVAELPGLPGGGSPQRPAPSGSTPGNRPTPTPPDRKPGNTPGGSGGGSTGPAKPAPQKPTPQKPEPQKPTPQKPDPQKPDPQKPTPGKPAPVAHLDRYETAEEWQTTEGATFKERARVRATDRTGKPVAGIQVTFEIIGKTDAYFPSGTKATKVTKVTLPTGKDGVASAPQVVAGDRSGNFPVRATVDVRNVDPVDFYATVVAPHADTLTQVGNEKFTATPNGFFTDRLTVVARKKDGTAVNHLRLTATVTTPDGKTDVTSGPYFKGADGKPTRTLDLGRTAADGTLTLPELFTDKNTGAYALRLTAADGTGLVVHLNVEQKPEGGKEKDGKASPSPSTPATTPSATPTKKAGATS